From one Coregonus clupeaformis isolate EN_2021a unplaced genomic scaffold, ASM2061545v1 scaf2697, whole genome shotgun sequence genomic stretch:
- the LOC121561319 gene encoding LOW QUALITY PROTEIN: mucin-5B-like (The sequence of the model RefSeq protein was modified relative to this genomic sequence to represent the inferred CDS: deleted 1 base in 1 codon) gives MSRIPEIAGVSPIHNGQVCSTWGNYHFKTFDGDIFQLPSTCNYVVTSLCHSSYEDFNIQMRRQVVDNQPTISKITMKLDGTVVELSKGSVVVNGNNATLPFSQSGVLIEETPSYIKIKAKLGLVAIWNQEDSFLVEMDIKFRNKTCGLCGDFNGVQQFDEFYSHGMKLSPVDFGNFWKLDGPTESCTENTLPSNQKFPNLKPICEQLLSGPAFSSCKDLLAIDSFVEACVSDLCNCDNSTKSFCLCNTISEYSRQCVHAGGKPKQWRTEQFCYKTCPFNMEYQECGNPCVDTCSNPERGQLCEEHCSDGCFCPPGTVFDDVNKNGCIALSQCSCLHNGKTYTPGESFSSTCKDCSCGGGQWKCADKDCPGTCAVEGGSHINTYDGKGYTFHGDCSYVLTKDCDGMQFTVLGDVVQCGLSDSESCLKAVTLSLSEGATVINIQPNGKAFVNGIYSQLPFSAAGVTIFRASSFFIIVQTTFGLQLEIQLSPIMQVYIAASTVWQQRTCGLCGNFNNNQGDDFKVLSGVTEGTAISFANTWKTRASCPDIKSSFESPCSLSLDNEKYAQHWCSQLADPKGLFAPCHAAISPDMYKENCMYDSCNCEKSEDCMCAAVSSYVHACAAEGIQLSGWRDTICTKYSTSCPSTMVYAYSIKSSDRSCRCYSDSDFTCSITFESVDGCVCSEGTYLDDEGKCVPPASCPCYYKGSVVSPGEVISKDGTMCTCKEGNLHCIGDSPDQPSCVAPMVFFNCSNASPGIRGLECQKSCNILDMACISTECISGCMCPSGLVADGKGGCIKPDLCPCSHNGATYQPGDSIKVDCNTCTCKDRKWQCTTNLCHGTCAIYGDGHYITFDGKRFTFEGDCEYTLTKDYCGNNNANGSFRVITENVPCGTTGTTCSKAIKLFLGNNELILTEGNYQVVERNSGEAVPYQIRTMGIYLVIEANNGLILMWDRKTSMFIKLNPQFKGHVCGLCGNYDGNANNDFTTRSQAVVVKPLDFGNSWKVSASCPDAKTKRSPCIANPYRQSWSQKQCSIIQSNVFTDCHSKVDPSPFYDACVTDSCACDSGGDCECFCTAVAAYAEACNEAGACIAWRSPQICPLFCDYYNPPGECEWHYKACGAQCMKTCRNPSGSCSTQIPPLEGCYPKCPPAQPFFDEDTMQCVEKEQCGCYGTDGKHYNNGEKVLTTENCQTWYAFSNTENIGLCKNCEHRNCV, from the exons ATGTCAAGGATACCTGAGATTGCAG GAGTGAGTCCTATACATAATGGCCAGGTCTGCAGTACGTGGGGTAACTACCACTTCAAGACCTTTGACGGAGACatctttcagctcccctccacctGCAACTATGTTGTGACCTCACTGTGCCATAGCAGTTATGAGGATTTCAACATCCAGATGAGGCGGCAGGTGGTGGACAACCAGCCCACCATTAGCAAGATCACCATGAAGCTGGATGGCACAGTGGTGGAGCTATCCAAGGGTTCCGTTGTTGTTAATGGGAATAA tGCCACCTTACCATTCAGCCAGTCTGGTGTTCTCATTGAAGAGACTCCCTCCTACATCAAGATCAAAGCAAAACTGGGATTGGTAGCCATATGGAACCAGGAGGATTCCTTCTTG GTGGAGATGGACATAAAATTCAGAAACAAGACCTGTGGTCTATGTGGAGATTTTAATGGAGTTCAGCAATTCGATGAGTTCTATAGCCATG GTATGAAATTGTCCCCTGTCGACTTCGGAAACTTCTGGAAATTGGATGGTCCAACTGAAAGCTGTACTGAAAACACACTGCCTTCAAATCAGAAATTCCCCAATCTG AAACCAATTTGTGAGCAGTTGCTCTCCGGTCCTGCCTTCAGCAGCTGTAAGGACTTGTTGGCCATCGACTCATTTGTTGAGGCCTGTGTATCTGACCTGTGCAACTGTGATAACAGCACCAAGTCCTTCTGCCTGTGCAACACCATCTCAGAGTATTCCCGCCAGTGTGTTCATGCAGGCGGGAAGCCCAAACAATGGAGGACTGAACAGTTCTGCT ATAAGACATGCCCCTTCAACATGGAGTACCAGGAGTGTGGAAACCCCTGTGTTGACACCTGCTCCAACCCTGAGAGAGGCCAGCTGTGTGAGGAACACTGCTCAGATGGCTGCTTTTGTCCTCCAG GCACCGTTTTTGATGACGTTAACAAGAATGGTTGTATTGCCTTGAGTCAATGCTCCTGCCTCCACAATGGAAAAACCTACACACCAGGAGAGTCTTTTTCAAGCACTTGTAAAGATTG CTcctgtggtggtggtcagtggaAGTGTGCGGACAAGGACTGTCCTGGCACCTGCGCTGTGGAGGGAGGATCCCACATCAACACCTATGATGGAAAAGGCTACACCTTCCATGGGGACTGCTCTTATGTTCTGACCAAG GACTGTGATGGGATGCAATTCACTGTACTGGGTGATGTGGTGCAGTGTGGGCTTTCTGACAGTGAGTCTTGTCTAAAGGCTGTTACCCTGTCCCTCTCAGAAGGAGCCACT GTGATCAACATACAACCCAATGGAAAAGCCTTTGTAAATGGAATCTATTCTCAGCTGCCCTTTTCTGCTG CTGGAGTAACCATTTtcagagcctcctcatttttcatCATTGTCCAGACCACCTTTGGCCTCCAGTTGGAAATCCAACTCTCACCAATCATGCAGGTCTATATTGCTGCAAGCACCgtttggcagcagagaacttgtG GTCTTTGTGGAAACTTTAACAACAACCAAGGAGATGATTTCAAGGTCCTGAGTGGAGTGACTGAGGGCACAGCCATTAGTTTTGCAAACACCTGGAAAACACGAGCCAGCTGCCCAGACATCAAGAGTAGCTTTGAAAGCCCCTGCAGTTTAAGTCTTGACAATG AGAAATACGCCCAGCACTGGTGCTCTCAGCTGGCTGATCCTAAAGGGTTGTTTGCTCCGTGCCACGCAGCGATAAGCCCAGACATGTACAAAGAA AACTGCATGTATGACAGCTGTAACTGTGAGAAGAGTGAGGACTGCATGTGTGCTGCCGTGTCCTCTTATGTCCACGCTTGTGCTGCCGAGGGCATCCAGCTCAGCGGCTGGAGAGACACTATCTGCA CCAAATACTCCACCTCATGCCCTAGCACCATGGTCTACGCCTACAGCATAAAAAGCAGTGATCGCTCCTGCCGCTGCTACAGCGACTCTGACTTTACCTGTTCAATCACCTTCGAGTCTGTGGATGGGTGTGTCTGTTCTGAGGGAACCTACCTGGATGATGAGGGCAAGTGTGTTCCACCAGCCAGCTGCCCTTGTTATTACAAGGGCTCAGTGGTGTCCCCTGGAGAGGTCATCAGCAAGGATGGAACCATGTG cacCTGCAAGGAGGGCAATCTCCACTGTATTGGAGATTCACCTGATCAGCCAT CATGTGTTGCACCAATGGTTTTCTTCAACTGCTCCAATGCAAGCCCAGGAATAAGAGGGTTAGAGTGTCAGAAGAGCTGCAATATTCTGGATATGGCCTGT ATCAGCACAGAGTGCATATCAGGCTGTATGTGTCCCTCTGGACTGGTAGCCGATGGAAAAGGAGGCTGCATCAAGCCAGACCTTTGTCCTTGTTCTCACAATGGAGCTACTTACCAACCAGGAGACAGCATCAAGGTCGACTGCAATACCTG CACTTGTAAAGACAGAAAATGGCAGTGCACAACAAACCTGTGTCATGGAACCTGTGCCATTTATGGAGATGGACACTACATTACTTTTGATGGGAAACGATTCACTTTCGAAGGAGACTGTGAATACACTCTTACAAAG GACTACTGTGGTAACAACAATGCCAACGGCAGCTTCAGAGTCATCACTGAGAACGTCCCTTGTGGAACAACAGGCACCACCTGCTCCAAGGCCATCAAGCTCTTCCTGGGG AACAATGAATTAATCCTGACAGAAGGAAACTACCAAGTTGTTGAGAGAAATTCAGGGGAGGCGGTTCCCTACCAGATTCGCACAATGGGCATCTACCTTGTGATTGAAGCAAATAATGGTTTGATTCTCATGTGGGACAGGAAAACAAGCATGTTCATCAAACTTAACCCACAGTTCAAG GGACATGTCTGTGGTCTGTGTGGAAACTATGATGGCAACGCAAACAATGACTTCACCACCAGGAGCCAGGCAGTTGTTGTCAAGCCTCTAGACTTTGGAAACAGCTGGAAAGTCTCTGCAAGCTGC CCTGATGCAAAGACCAAAAGGAGCCCCTGTATTGCCAACCCTTATAGGCAGTCTTGGTCACAGAAACAGTGCAGCATCATACAGAGCAACGTTTTCACAGACTGCCATTCTAAA GTGGACCCCTCTCCTTTCTACGATGCTTGTGTGACAGACTCATGTGCTTGTGACAGTGGTGGAGACTGTGAGTGTTTCTGTACCGCTGTGGCAGCTTATGCAGAGGCCTGTAATGAGGCTGGAGCCTGCATAGCCTGGAGAAGCCCACAAATCTGCC CACTATTCTGTGATTACTACAACCCCCCTGGAGAATGTGAGTGGCACTACAAGGCATGTGGAGCTCAGTGTATGAAGACCTGCAGGAATCCCTCCGGGAGCTGCTCCACTCAGATACCACCTCTTGAAG GTTGCTATCCAAAATGTCCTCCTGCTCAACCCTTCTTTGATGAAGATACAATGCAATGTGTGGAGAAGGAGCAGTGTGGCTGCTATGGCACAGATGGAAAACACTACAATAATGGAGAAAAAGTACTGACCACAGAAAACTGCCAGACATGGTATGCCTTTAGTAATACAGAGAATATTGGACTTTGCAAAAATTGTGAACACCGTAACTGTGTTTGA